The proteins below are encoded in one region of Lonchura striata isolate bLonStr1 chromosome 1, bLonStr1.mat, whole genome shotgun sequence:
- the GATAD1 gene encoding GATA zinc finger domain-containing protein 1 isoform X1 yields MPLGLKPTCSVCRSTSSSMWKKGGQGEILCNNCTARSAPPPPAAFATTSAAAAQHSNNGGGGGGGGKQSKQEIHRRSARLRNTKYKSAPAAEKKVSTKGKGRRHIFKLKNPIKAPESVSTIITAESIFYKGVYYQIGDVVSVVDEQDGRTYYAQIRGFIQDQYCEKSAALTWLIPTQASPKDCFDPASYIIGPEEDLPRKMEYLEFVCHAPSEYFKSRSSPFPTVPTRPEKGYIWTHVGPTPAISIKETVANNL; encoded by the exons ATGCCGCTGGGGCTGAAGCCCACCTGCAGCGTGTGCCGCAGCACGTCCTCTTCCATGTGGAAGAAGGGCGGGCAGGGCGAGATCCTGTGCAACAACTGCACGGCCCGctcggcgccgccgccccccgccgcctTCGCCACCACCTCGGCGGCCGCCGCCCAGCACAGCAAcaacggcggcggcggcggcggcggcggcaagCAG AGCAAGCAGGAGATCCACCGCCGCTCCGCTCGGCTCAGGAACACCAAGTACAAGTCTGCGCCCGCCGCGGAGAAGAAGGTTTCCACGAAGGGCAAGGGCAGGCGGCACATCTTCAAACTAAAAAAC CCAATCAAGGCTCCTGAGTCCGTATCCACTATAATTACAGCAGAATCAATCTTTTATAAG GGTGTATACTACCAAATTGGAGATGTTGTTTCAGTGGTTGATGAGCAGGATGGAAGAACATACTACGCTCAGATCCGTGGGTTTATTCAGGACCAATACTGTGAAAAGAGTGCTGCACTAACCTGGCTCATTCCTACCCAAGCCAGCCCCAAAGACTGTTTTGACCCAGCATCCTACATCATAG gaCCAGAAGAAGAtctcccaaggaaaatggaatattTAGAATTTGTTTGTCATGCACCTTCAGAATATTTCAAATCTCGATCATCTCCCTTCCCTACTGTTCCTACAAGGCCAGAGAAAGGCTATATATGGACTCATGTGGGACCTACTCCTGCAATCTCCATTAAAGAAACTGTAGCCAATAATTTATAG
- the GATAD1 gene encoding GATA zinc finger domain-containing protein 1 isoform X2, translating to MPLGLKPTCSVCRSTSSSMWKKGGQGEILCNNCTARSAPPPPAAFATTSAAAAQHSNNGGGGGGGGNRRGRAGPGGAAAGVLGPSPLCSSRCSPQSKQEIHRRSARLRNTKYKSAPAAEKKVSTKGKGRRHIFKLKNPIKAPESVSTIITAESIFYKGVYYQIGDVVSVVDEQDGRTYYAQIRGFIQDQYCEKSAALTWLIPTQASPKDCFDPASYIIGPEEDLPRKMEYLEFVCHAPSEYFKSRSSPFPTVPTRPEKGYIWTHVGPTPAISIKETVANNL from the exons ATGCCGCTGGGGCTGAAGCCCACCTGCAGCGTGTGCCGCAGCACGTCCTCTTCCATGTGGAAGAAGGGCGGGCAGGGCGAGATCCTGTGCAACAACTGCACGGCCCGctcggcgccgccgccccccgccgcctTCGCCACCACCTCGGCGGCCGCCGCCCAGCACAGCAAcaacggcggcggcggcggcggcggcggcaa ccggcggggccgggcggggccgggcggggctgcgGCCGGGGTGCTCGGGCCGTCCCCCTTGTGTTCATCCCGCTGTTCCCCGCAGAGCAAGCAGGAGATCCACCGCCGCTCCGCTCGGCTCAGGAACACCAAGTACAAGTCTGCGCCCGCCGCGGAGAAGAAGGTTTCCACGAAGGGCAAGGGCAGGCGGCACATCTTCAAACTAAAAAAC CCAATCAAGGCTCCTGAGTCCGTATCCACTATAATTACAGCAGAATCAATCTTTTATAAG GGTGTATACTACCAAATTGGAGATGTTGTTTCAGTGGTTGATGAGCAGGATGGAAGAACATACTACGCTCAGATCCGTGGGTTTATTCAGGACCAATACTGTGAAAAGAGTGCTGCACTAACCTGGCTCATTCCTACCCAAGCCAGCCCCAAAGACTGTTTTGACCCAGCATCCTACATCATAG gaCCAGAAGAAGAtctcccaaggaaaatggaatattTAGAATTTGTTTGTCATGCACCTTCAGAATATTTCAAATCTCGATCATCTCCCTTCCCTACTGTTCCTACAAGGCCAGAGAAAGGCTATATATGGACTCATGTGGGACCTACTCCTGCAATCTCCATTAAAGAAACTGTAGCCAATAATTTATAG